A window of Geothrix edaphica genomic DNA:
ATCAGCCAGCGGTCCCCTTTCCGCGTCAGCACGCCGGTGCCCCGGGCGGGGCCCAGGTTCGGGGTGGCGAGGTCCTCATCGAACCAGGCGGTGCGGCCATCTCCCGACAGGGTGATCGCCCGGCGCGTGGCCCTGAAGTTCCAGGCCTTTCCACGCTGGAAGATGGGGTGGGCCCAGGCCTGGAAGGCGGCCCTCGTCCAGCGCTCGGCGGGATCGGTGCCCAGGAACACGGCGCCTTCGGCGAAGTGGCCGAAGTAGCGGCCCTCATCGGCCTGCGCCGCCGCCAGGTGCCAGTCGTCCAGCACGGCGGCGACGGCCTGCTCGGCCGGGGATTGGGCGGCGAGCGAGAGGGTGGCGCAGAGGATCAGGGCGGGGCGCATGGGGGCTCCTGGCGTAGGCCGGTGTCAGCGGCGAAGGCTCACCCGGACCCGCATGCGGCCGCTGGCGTCGGTCTCCAGCACCTGCCAGGACAGCGGTCCGGCCCTGCCCTTGGGGTTCTCGCCGGGGCCCAGGTTGAAGGCGGCGTCGTCCAGCTCCCAGCGCCGGCAGGGGAAGTGGGGCTTGGGGGGCTCGGGGCTGCCGGGATGCGCATCCACCACGCGCATGGGGCCCCTGGGATCGTCGGGGCTCAGCAGGGAGGGATCGATGCGGGCCACGATGAGCCCCTCGTGGCCGGGGCCGAAGCGGCCCCCCACGCGGCCGCGCTCGAAGCCCCAGGGCCGGCGCACCTCCAGGCTGAAGAAGCGGCCCTTCTTCCGCGGATCAGGCAGGGTCACCCACTGGGGATCGGCTCCCGGGGCGCGGGAGACGGGCGCGATCCAGCCCTCCCAGGCGCGCCCCTTCACGGCGAGGCGGCGGACCTGGTCCCGGAAATGCCCCCGGTACCAGAGCTCGGACCGCACCCAGGCGGAGGGATGGGAGGGGCTGTAGCCCGTGTCCTCCACCCAGGGGCCCTCGCCGGGGTGGGAGCGGTCCCAGCCGCGGTACTGGCCCGCGTCCATGAGGTCCCAGATGCCGGCGGTGAGGGGGTCCCCGCAATCCAGGTAGAGGTCGTCCACGCGGTGCTCGCCCATGGCGTGGAAGGCCTCGTGCACGATGTTCCCGAGCGGCACCTGCTCTGTCATGAAGATCAGGGGCCAGCGGTGCCCGCGATCCCAGGGCAGGGGGACCAGCAGGCTCACCGCCTTGAGGTCGGCCTCGTCGGCGGTGAGGGACTGGGGCTTGCCGGGCGTGATGATCCAGAGGTGGTCGGGCTTGCCGTCGGAACGCCGGGCGCCGGTGCGGTTGTCCAGGCGGTCGCAGGCGCCGAGGTCCTCGCCTTGCAGCCGCTCCAGCACCCACTCGGCCATGCCCAGCTTGTGGGCGTCGGTCCGCGGGGCCGGATGGTCGGCGCTGCGCAGCTTGAGGAAGCGGCCCTCGACGAGGGAGAGGGCCCCCTTGCTGACTTCGTACAGGTAGTTGGCCGCGCTGGCCACCCCGGGCCGGCGGGAGAAGATGAGCTCGCGCAGGGCGCCGTCAGGCAGCTTCGAAGGTTCATCCGTGAAGTCGAGGCGCACGACGAAGACCGCCTCCTGGCGGTGCCGGGGCTCGGGGCTGAGGGCGATGTCGCCACGCCACTCGGCGGCCGGCACCAGGTCGCGGCGCCAGCCATCCTTCTCGACGGCCAGCACGGTGTCGCCCGGTTCCAGGTCCAGGTGGAAGCGGCCCTCCCCGTCGGTGACGGCCAGGGGGGGATCCGCGGCGGGGGACACCCGCGGCTGCCGATCCGGATAGACCCGCACCCCGGCCAGCCCCCGGCGGCCGTCCGTGACGCGGCCCTCCAGGGTGGCGGCCGGGGAAGCGAGGGCGGCCAGGAGGCCGAGGGCGGCTCCGAAACCGCGGCTGGAACGGCGTGTCATGCCTGGCCGACGAGTTTCTGCAGGTGGGCCAGCCGGGCCAGGAGGGCCACGCGGCGGCGGGTTTCCGGCGCCAGCAGGGGTTTCTCGAGGGCGTCGTCCACCGGCTCCCGCAGGCGCGACCAGGTCTCCAGCTCGCCGGGATCGTGCAGGAGGAGGATCGGCAGGTTCCTCAGCTCCCCGGACTGGTGCAGGGTCACGGCCAGGTTCTGGGCGCCCCCCTCGGACAGGTCCGTGTCGAGCAC
This region includes:
- a CDS encoding nuclear transport factor 2 family protein, with protein sequence MRPALILCATLSLAAQSPAEQAVAAVLDDWHLAAAQADEGRYFGHFAEGAVFLGTDPAERWTRAAFQAWAHPIFQRGKAWNFRATRRAITLSGDGRTAWFDEDLATPNLGPARGTGVLTRKGDRWLIEQYSLSIPIPNALTKAVTAQIEALAKKP